A window of Ranitomeya variabilis isolate aRanVar5 chromosome 2, aRanVar5.hap1, whole genome shotgun sequence contains these coding sequences:
- the LOC143809951 gene encoding uncharacterized protein LOC143809951, whose product MSSRELRQLIEDNEVWLSRPQNQGQATIVHRLRSSQRHQGRHSNNDGQQRFSNSGTERRGRCARAPPHHRRQERNTGRSRSPKGRVPLEPLRITGPSSRDDEQASDSSATTTALEIQLPDTILHSGTTRELPAPFRTTRESCMNDGYETIGSADTIIEFELENLILPRGRFSEVPNVNNIYSTCSFGYRE is encoded by the exons ATGAGTTCCCGAGAGCTAAGACAGCTGATTGAGGACAATGAAGTATGGTTGAGCCGACCACAAAATCAAG GTCAGGCAACAATTGTCCATAGACTGAGGTCATCTCAACGACATCAGGGAAGACACTCTAATAATGATGGTCAACAGAGGTTCAGCAACTCTGGCACTGAGAGAAGAGGGAGATGTGCCAGAGCCCCTCCACATCATAGGAGACAAGAAAGAAATACTGGAAGAAGTAGGTCTCCAAAAGGTCGTGTCCCTTTGGAACCCTTAAGAATCACAGGACCCAGCAGCAGGGATGATGAACAAGCAAGTGATTCTTCAGCCACCACCACTGCATTGGAAATCCAACTGCCAGATACCATCCTGCATAGTGGCACAACCAGGGAGCTTCCAGCTCCATTCAGAACAACTAGAGAAAGTTGCATGAATGACGGCTATGAAACAATTGGATCTGCAGACACCATCATTGAATTTGAACTGGAAAATCTAATTCTACCTCGTGGCAGATTTAGTGAGGTACCAAATGTGAACAATATATACTCAACATGCTCATTCGGCTACAGGGAATGA